In Gordonia sp. SL306, the genomic window CGGAGCCCGGGCGGGGTCGGTACCGGACGCCGTCCTCGAGCACTCCGACCAGGGGCTTCGGCGCGATGCCCGGCAGGCACGGGTGCTCGGTGATGGTTGCGTCGAGATCCGCCATCACCCGGTGGCCGATGCTGCCGATGCGCTTGACCGCCGCGCCGTCGACGAAGGGATCGATGGTGTCGAGAGTGACGGGCCCGCCGGCCGCCAGCGCCGCGGTCAGTGAGACCGCGCCGGTCGGCTCGACTCCGACGATGGCCACGTCGTCGCTGAGCGACCGCAGATAGGTCGCGATACCGGCGAGGCAGCCACCGCCACCGACGGGCGCGACCACGACGTCGGGCACCTTTCCGAGTTGCTCGACGATCTCGTAGGCGATGGTCCCCTGCCCCGCGGCGGTACGCGGGTCGTCGAACGCATGGATCCAGGAAGCCCCGGTGCGCATGACGTCCGACTGCGCCGCGGCGGCCGCGGCGTCGTACGTCTCGCCGACGGCGATCAGTTCGACGAAGTCTCCACCGTGCCAACGGATTCGGTCGCGCTTCTGCTTCGGAGTGGTGGTCGGCACATAGATCCGCCCGGGCACCTGCATGGACCGGCATGCGTACGCGACGCCTTGTGCGTGGTTGCCTGCGCTCGCCGCGACCACACCGCGGGCGAGTTCCTGCTCGGACAGTTGGGCCATCACGTTGTAGGCACCGCGAATCTTGTACGAGCGCACCGTCTGCAGGTCCTCGCGCTTGAGAAAGACCCGGGCCCCGACGTCTGCCGAGATCCGCGGCGATTCCTCGAGCGGCGTGCGGGCGACAGCCTCGGCGATCCGCGCGACCGACGCCGTGATGGCGTCCGCGGTCAACGTGGGACCGTGCTGATGAACCGATGCCTCCTGCGTACTCACGCTCTCCATGCTCTCACCCGGCGTCGTGGTGAGAGCATCGGGAGGTCCGGCGCAGTCCGATCGTAAATGGTCGACGGGGCCTTGCCGCGGGCATACACTCCACACAGGTCAACGAACCAGTCGTCCCCCGAGATCTGTGCGCGTGACCAACCGGCGGACGGCGTCCAACCTCGAGAGGCCGAGATGTTCCGACGCTCCACATCGTTCGACTGCGCCGACGACTCTGCATCGGTGTCACCCCCGGGATCGGGGCGGCCCGTCCGACGACGATTGATCGCGACCTCCTCGGTGATCGCACTCGCCGCCGGTCTGTTCACCGCGCTGTCGGCGGCCCCGGCCGCGGCCGCGCCGGTGTGTGCAGGCGCCGGGCAGGCCCCGCGCCTCGTCGGGTCGGTACCCGGGGCAGCACTCGAGGGACTGACCGTCGACGCCGGCGGACGGCTCTACACGACCGACCTGGTGTCGGGAAGGGTGTTCCGACTCTCGGCGCCGGGCGCACGACCGGTGCCGATCGCGCGCGTCCCCGAAGGCGGCGGCGGCGCACTCGCATGGGCCCGGGACGGCGCATTGCTCGTCGGCTACGGTGCCGATCCCCGCGTCGTCGTCGGGGACTCGCTCCGGCACGCGGGCATCGCACGTCTGAACGTCGCCAACCTTGCGCTCCGACCCTGGGTGCGTGGCTTCTCCGCCGCCAACGGGATGGATACGGCGGCGAACGGAATCGTCTATGCCACCAATGATTTCGGCAATCTGATCGGACGCGCCTATCCCAACGGCGCAGTGCAGGCCGACTGGGGTTCGCTGCCCAGCGCCAACGGCGCGGTCCTCGGAAAAGGTGACCGGTGGCTGTACGTGTCCCGCACCTTTGTGAATCCGGGCGTCAGCCGCATCTCGACCGCCAACCCTCGCGTGGTGCAGAGCCTGCTCGATCTGGGCGGGAACATCACCGCAGGCCCGGATGGGCTGACACTCGATTCCAAGGAGCGGCCGGTGGTTCCGTTCAACGGGGCAGGCCAGATCGTCCGGATCACCTCGCCGGGACGCTACTGCGTACTCGCTTCGGGAATCCCCACCTCGAGCGTGTTGTCGTACGGCCGGGGAAACCGCGGCTTCGCGGCGGGGCATCTCTACCGGGCGGGCTTCGACGGACGGATCTACGAGATCCCGGGTGGGTTCGATCGGGGCGCCACGGCAGCGGTCCCGAGCTGAGCGGCTCGCTCGTCGGCAGTCCAGGGTCCCGAAGGGAATCCTGGTTCGCTCGACGCCACCACCTGCAACACACTCCACGGAGGTCGACGAACCGGCCCTCCACCGGAACCATGCGTGAACAGAAGTCCCCGAGCTCAGTGGGAGGCTGACATGTTCCGACGGAGCCGCTTCGATGATGCCGTCGACCCATGGGTGCACCCGGGCGTGAGCACCCGTCGGCGACGCCTGGTCGTAGCGGCGTCGGTGGTGGCACTCGCGGCGGGCCTGCTCACCGCGGTGTCCGCGGTCCCGGCCTCGGCCGCGCCGATCTGCGCCGGAGCCGGGCAGGCGCCACGACTGGTCGGTACCGTGCCGGGCGCCACACTCAAAGGTCTCACCGTCGATGCCGGCGGACGGCTCTACACAACAGACTTGGTCTCGGGCCGAGTATTCCGTCTCTCCGCCCCCGGCGCACCGGCGGTCCCGATCGCTCATGTCCCCGACGGAGGCGCCGACGCACTGGCCTGGGCACCCGATGGCGCGCTGTTGGTCGGCTATGGCTCCGATCCGCGCGTCTTCGTCGGGGACGCACTGCGCCCCGGCGGCATCGCGCGTATGAATGTCGGCAACCTGTCGCTCCGCCCGTGGGTCCGGGGGCTCTCGGCCGCCGACGGCCTTGATGTCGGCGCAAACGGAACGGTTTACGCCACCAACGATTTCGGCAATCTCATCGGCCGCGTCCACCCTGACGGCGGCGTGCAGGCGGCCTGGGGAACTGCGCCGAGCGCCAACGGCGCGGTTCTCGGACGCGACGACCATTGGCTGTATGTTTCCCGTACCTGGGTCAATCCGGGCGTCAGCCGCATCTCCACGACCAACCCGCGGGTGGTACAGAGCCTGTTGGACCTCGGCGCGAACACGATGGCGGGTCCGGCCGGCCTGACACTTGATTCCCGGGGGCGTCCGGTGGTGGCATTCGGCGGGGCCGGACAGATCGTCCGGATCACCTCGCCGGGACGGTACTGCGTCCTCGGATCCGGCATGGCATCGTCGATCGTGGTGTCGTACGGCCGTGGAACCCGCGGATTCTCGGCGGGACATCTCTACCGGGCCGGCTTCGATGGCCGCATCTATGAGATACCGGGCGGTTTCGATCGGGGTGCGACTGCGGCCGTCCCCGGCTGAGCGGGCTCTCGTCGCGAATCCGGCTTCTGTCGACGGGAATGCAGTTGCTGTCGGCGCGGCCGCGGTTGCTGTCGACGGATCTGTGGTTGCTGTCGGCGGCTAGCGGTGCCGGCGTGATTGCCAGAAACGCTCGGTCCACCACACGGTGATCAGCGCAACTGCCGAGGCCCAGGCGACGGCCTGGACCGAGCCGGTGATGGCGAGGGCGAGCACTCCGACGACGACGGCGGCCAGCAGGGCGTGCAGCTTGTAGAGCGGCCACCTGGTGCCGGCGATCTCCACCGATCGTGCCGATGCCCGCGCCCGGGTGGGACGCACCTCGACCAGCGCGGTGATGTTCGCTGAGGTCATGGGTCACTCCTCGGTCGGGCGGAGATGGCGGATGTTCGTTGCCACTGACCCCAGTATAACGCACCCGAAACTAAATTGTTCGGCCAGCCGAAATCTCTGGTTCGGGTGTGGGCACTTTCACTCAGCCGTCAACCCAGACAGCTCGGTCCGAGCAGCGCCTTGAGATCACCCATCAGCGCGGAACTCGGGCTGACGCGCAGCGACTCCGTGAGTCGCAGGATCGTCGACCGTTGCTCGCTGACCAGCGTGACGTGCACGTCGGCGGTACCGGGGTGTCGCGTGAGGACCTGCTTGAGCGCCTGCACCCGATCC contains:
- the ilvA gene encoding threonine ammonia-lyase IlvA, which codes for MESVSTQEASVHQHGPTLTADAITASVARIAEAVARTPLEESPRISADVGARVFLKREDLQTVRSYKIRGAYNVMAQLSEQELARGVVAASAGNHAQGVAYACRSMQVPGRIYVPTTTPKQKRDRIRWHGGDFVELIAVGETYDAAAAAAQSDVMRTGASWIHAFDDPRTAAGQGTIAYEIVEQLGKVPDVVVAPVGGGGCLAGIATYLRSLSDDVAIVGVEPTGAVSLTAALAAGGPVTLDTIDPFVDGAAVKRIGSIGHRVMADLDATITEHPCLPGIAPKPLVGVLEDGVRYRPRPGSAHIMHVDEGAICSTMLALYQNEGIIAEPAGALAVTGLSTLDLPADATVVCLISGGNNDVSRYGEIIERSLVHKGLKHYFLVDFPQEPGALRRFLDDVLGPDDDITLFEYVKRNNRETGAALVGVELGEPEGLVGLMDRMAHSRLHCERLEPGTPAYDYLT
- a CDS encoding SMP-30/gluconolactonase/LRE family protein, with protein sequence MFRRSRFDDAVDPWVHPGVSTRRRRLVVAASVVALAAGLLTAVSAVPASAAPICAGAGQAPRLVGTVPGATLKGLTVDAGGRLYTTDLVSGRVFRLSAPGAPAVPIAHVPDGGADALAWAPDGALLVGYGSDPRVFVGDALRPGGIARMNVGNLSLRPWVRGLSAADGLDVGANGTVYATNDFGNLIGRVHPDGGVQAAWGTAPSANGAVLGRDDHWLYVSRTWVNPGVSRISTTNPRVVQSLLDLGANTMAGPAGLTLDSRGRPVVAFGGAGQIVRITSPGRYCVLGSGMASSIVVSYGRGTRGFSAGHLYRAGFDGRIYEIPGGFDRGATAAVPG
- a CDS encoding SMP-30/gluconolactonase/LRE family protein, with amino-acid sequence MIALAAGLFTALSAAPAAAAPVCAGAGQAPRLVGSVPGAALEGLTVDAGGRLYTTDLVSGRVFRLSAPGARPVPIARVPEGGGGALAWARDGALLVGYGADPRVVVGDSLRHAGIARLNVANLALRPWVRGFSAANGMDTAANGIVYATNDFGNLIGRAYPNGAVQADWGSLPSANGAVLGKGDRWLYVSRTFVNPGVSRISTANPRVVQSLLDLGGNITAGPDGLTLDSKERPVVPFNGAGQIVRITSPGRYCVLASGIPTSSVLSYGRGNRGFAAGHLYRAGFDGRIYEIPGGFDRGATAAVPS